One genomic segment of Catalinimonas alkaloidigena includes these proteins:
- a CDS encoding thiol-disulfide oxidoreductase DCC family protein has translation MEENNSDIYHDIVLFDGVCILCNHAVSFIINRDKHKRFKFASLQSSFGIEIQKKYCLQTHTMDSLVLFSKNKSYLKSRAALEIAKKLNGLWPIVYIFILVPPPVRNTVYDLLAKYRYNIFGKSESCNYPSDELKERFIEY, from the coding sequence ATGGAAGAGAACAACTCTGATATTTACCATGATATCGTATTATTTGATGGCGTGTGCATTCTATGTAATCACGCCGTCAGTTTTATTATTAACCGAGATAAACACAAAAGATTTAAATTTGCTTCTTTGCAATCTAGCTTTGGTATAGAAATACAAAAAAAGTATTGTCTTCAAACTCACACTATGGATAGCTTGGTACTTTTCAGTAAAAATAAATCTTATCTAAAAAGTAGAGCTGCATTAGAAATAGCTAAAAAGCTAAACGGGCTCTGGCCCATTGTATACATTTTTATCCTTGTTCCTCCCCCAGTTCGTAACACGGTTTACGATCTGCTTGCCAAATACCGTTATAATATATTTGGAAAATCCGAAAGCTGTAACTATCCTTCGGACGAACTGAAAGAGAGGTTCATAGAATATTAA
- the fabD gene encoding ACP S-malonyltransferase, with translation MKAYVFPGQGAQFPGMGKDLYENNLKAKDYFTRANDVLGFKITDVMFEGSEEQLKQTKITQPAIFLHSVVLALTTDEFHPNAVAGHSLGEISALVANGTLAFEDGLTLVLKRALAMQHACEINPSSMAAVLGLEDAIVEDVCRSIEEEIVTPANYNCPGQIVISGTHKGLEIAGEKLKEKGAKRVVPLAVGGAFHSPLMQPAHDELEEAINATNFNAPKCPIYQNVDALPYNDVESIKKNLIAQLTAPVRWAQSVANMISEGNDHFVECGPGKVLQGLIKKVDRSAKTESI, from the coding sequence ATGAAGGCTTATGTATTTCCCGGACAAGGGGCCCAATTTCCCGGTATGGGTAAAGATCTTTATGAAAATAATTTAAAAGCCAAGGATTATTTTACTAGGGCTAATGATGTACTCGGCTTCAAGATAACCGATGTAATGTTTGAAGGTAGCGAGGAACAACTCAAACAAACTAAGATTACTCAGCCTGCCATCTTTTTACACTCTGTGGTCTTAGCTTTGACAACAGATGAATTTCATCCCAATGCGGTAGCAGGCCATTCATTGGGAGAGATCTCTGCACTTGTCGCCAATGGAACTCTCGCATTTGAAGATGGGCTGACACTTGTATTAAAAAGAGCACTTGCAATGCAGCATGCCTGTGAGATCAACCCTTCATCAATGGCTGCTGTATTAGGCTTAGAAGACGCTATCGTAGAGGACGTATGTAGAAGCATTGAGGAAGAAATAGTGACTCCGGCTAATTACAACTGTCCCGGACAAATTGTGATCTCCGGAACCCACAAGGGTTTGGAGATTGCGGGAGAAAAGCTTAAAGAAAAGGGTGCAAAAAGAGTAGTGCCATTAGCGGTTGGGGGAGCATTTCATTCTCCTTTAATGCAACCTGCTCATGATGAACTAGAAGAAGCAATCAATGCTACAAATTTTAACGCTCCTAAGTGTCCTATCTACCAAAACGTAGATGCTCTACCTTATAATGACGTTGAGTCCATAAAGAAAAATTTGATCGCACAACTTACCGCACCAGTCAGATGGGCACAGTCAGTGGCTAACATGATTAGTGAGGGAAATGACCATTTCGTAGAATGTGGCCCCGGTAAAGTGTTGCAGGGACTTATCAAAAAAGTTGACCGGTCGGCTAAAACAGAAAGTATTTAA